The Syntrophorhabdus sp. genomic sequence CCGTCGAGCTCGTCACCCCCATCGCACTGGAAAAGGAGCTTCGTTTCGCCATCCGCGAGGGCGGCAAGACAGTCGGTGCCGGCGTCGTCACCGAGATAATCGAATAAAGGGGAATTACAATGCGGCAACTGGTTATATTGGCCTGCGGGGAATGCAAGAGGCGTAACTACACGACGACGAAGAACAAGCAGAAAACACCTGACAGGCTTGAGATCAAGAAGTACTGCAGTGCCTGCAGGAAGCACACAAGCCATAAGGAGACGAAATAGCACACAAAGGCCAGTAGCTCTAACGGATAGAGCACCGGACTCCAAATCCGGGTGTTGGGGGTTCGAATCCCTCCTGGCCTGATAACTATGGTGAACTGAATGGATCTGAAGAACAAACTCGAGCCTGTTAAGGATTATTTCCGGGAAGTGTATCACGAAGGGAAGAGGGTTACCTGGCCGTCAAGGAAGGATGCCATGAAGGGAACATATATCGTTCTCATCACGGTGGTCATCTCGGCGCTCTTTCTCGGTGTAGTCGACATCGGCCTCGCGAAGATCATCCAGGCCCTCATACGGTAAGGACCGGTGGAAAACTCAATGGATAAGAAATGGTATGTTGTCCACACCTATTCGGGATACGAACAAAAAGTGAAGGAGATGCTGGAAGAGAACATTAAGATCACGAAGATGGAGGAGTATTTCGGGGACATCATCGTTCCTTCCGAGATCATCATGGAGAAGGTCAAGGGGCAGGTGAAAAAATCCCAGAGGACCGTTTTCCCGGGATACATAATCGTCAACATGGTCATGAACGACACCACCTGGCATTTTGTGCGCAACACACCGAAGGTAACAGGCTTTGTGGGCTACGACAAGATGAACCCTCCCGCCCTGCCCGAGAAGGAAGTGAACGATATCATCAACGCGATCCAGGAAGGCAAGGGAAAGATCAAACCCAAGATCAGGTTCGAAAAGGGTGACGGCATCAAGGTCACCGAGGGGCCTTTCACCAACTTTACCGGCAATGTGGAGGAGATAAAACCCGAGAAGGGCAAGGTGAAGGTCCTTCTGAACATCTTCGGGAGAACGACGCCGGTTGAGCTTGATTTTATCCAGATAGAGAAAATATGAAGGAGCATAAGAAATGGCAAAGAAAGTCATCGCATTGGTAAAACTCCAGTTACAGGCCGGTCAGGCCACCCCCTCGCCTCCGGTCGGCCCCGCTCTCGGCCAGCACGGGGTCAATATCATGGAGTTCTGCAAGGCCTTCAACGAAAGGACCAAGAGCCAGGAAGGCACCATCATACCTGCCCTCATCACGATATTTTCGGACAGGACCTTTACCTTTGTGACGAAAACACCCCCGGCGTCATTTCTCATCAAGAAAGCGGCGAAGCTGGCAAAGGGAGCCCATGCTCCCAGAAAGGAAACCGTGGGTTCTATAACGAGATCCTCGATACAGGAGATCGCCCAGCTCAAGATGGTCGATCTCAACGCCAAGGACCTTGAGGGGGCCATGAAGATCATCGAAGGTTCGGTGAGAAGCATGGGTCTCGAGGTTGTGGAAGGATGATGGAAAGCGGTGTCCGGCACGTGCACGACAGCGTGCTGACGCCCATACAATAAAGAGGTGAGGCAAAATGGCACTTGCAAAAAAATATGTCGAAGCGAGAAAGAAGATCGATCGCGAAAAACGCTATGAGTTGGACGAGGCCCTGGACCTCCTGCCGCAGGTCGCTTATGCAAAGTTCGATGAGACCGTCGAACTGGCCCTGAGACTGGGTGTGGACCCCCGTCATGCCGACCAGATGGTCCGTGGCAGCGTGGCCCTTCCCAACGGACTGGGCAAGTCGGTCCGTGTCCTGGTCTTCGCGAAGGGCGAGAAGGAAAAGGAGGCTCAGGAATCGGGGGCCGACGTTGTCGGCGCCGAGGACCTTATCGAGAAGATCCAGAAAGGCTGGATGGAGTTCGACAAGGCCATCGCGACCCCTGATGTCATGGGCATGGTGAGTAAACTTGGAAAGATACTGGGTCCGAGAGGTCTCATGCCGAACCCCAAGGTCGGAACGGTGACCTTCGATATCGCGAAAACAGTGAAGGAGATGAAGGCCGGCCGGGTCGAGTTCAGAGTGGACAAGGCAGGCAACCTTCATGTTCCCGTTGGAAAGATCAGTTTTGGAAAAGAGAAGCTTCTTGAAAATCTCAACTCACTCCTCGATGCGGTTACTCGGCTCAAACCGCCCACAAGCAAAGGAACGTACGTAAAGGGAATGGCGATCAGTACCACTATGAGCCCTGGTATAAAGATCGACCCCTCATATGCGCGAAACCTGACGAAATAGGGAAAAGGTCAGAGAAAGCAGGTGTGACGCGCGGTATCGAGCGTCAGTAAACGAGGACGGCCTGCCGAGACTTTTCAATTAGCATGGTCTCCCTGACTTTCCATACATATTCTACAGAAAGGAGGGACAAAAACCATTGGAACGGCAAAAAAAGGCAAAGGTTGTTGAGGAACTGGGATCGAAGCTCAAAGAGCTCGATTGCCTTTTCCTGGCCGACTTCAGCGGCATGAACGTGGGCCAGGTGACAAAGCTCAGAAGAGAGCTGCGCAGTGTCGGCACGGAATTCACCGTTGTCAAGAACACTCTGCTCAGAATTGCGTCGAAAGGCACCAAAGCAGAGGCTCTCTATGACAAGTTCGATGGTCCGAACGCGATCATCTGCACGAACGGTGACCCGATCGGCCCGGCGAAGGTGATCGCCGGCCTGGCCAAAGAGATTCCCAACCTGAAGATGAAAGCGGGCTACATCGGCAGCCGTACGATCACGCCGGAAGAGATCCAGAGGCTCGCGACGCTTCCGTCGAAAGAGGTACTCCTCGGGAAGTTCGTCGGTCTTCTCAAGGGTCAGCCGGCACGTCTCGTTTACGCGTTGTCGGGGAATCTGAACAGGCTTATGCTCGTGCTTAATTCGATCAAAGCACAAAAAGAACAGGCATAAAGGAGGATTTGATATAATGAGTATTTCACGGGAAGAAGTGATCCAGTTCATCGAGAATATGACAGTGCTCGAACTCTCCGAGTTCGTTAAAGAGTTGGAAGACAAGTTCGGTGTCCAGGCGGCGATGCCCATGATGGCGGCAGCGCCGGGCGCAGGGGCGGCAGCCCCTGTAGCGGAGGCCGCGGAAGAGAAGACCGAGTTCAACGTTACCCTGACGGGTTACGAAGCGGACAAGAAGATCCAGGTCATCAAGGTCGTCCGTGCCATTACGGGACTCGGGCTCAAGGAAGCCAAGGACCTCGTGGAAGGAGTACCCAAAGCGGTTAAAGAAGCTGTCTCCAAAGACGAAGCTGCCAACATCAAGAAACAGCTTGAAGAAGTCAGCGGACAGGTCAAGGTTGATTAGAAAACAATTGTGCAGGAAACAGGGGTCCGGTTATGAAGCGGCAAGCCTCATACTGGATCCCTGTCTTCAGTTTCAACACCCAAATGAGGTGAAATGATCTATGAAAGAAACCTTCCATAACAGGATATTCCGGAAGAATTACGGAAAGATCAAAGAGGTTCTCGAGATACCGAATCTCATCGAGATCCAGCTTGATTCCTACGAGAAGTTCTTGCAGAAGGACCTCGTGCCGGACAAGAGAGACGCGATAGGCCTGCAAGCCGTGTTCAACAGCGTCTTTCCCATAAAGGATTCACATGAGACGACCACCCTGGAGTTCGTGAAGTACGATATGGGCGATCCCAAGAACTCCGAGGAGGAGTGCATTGTCAGGGGCCTCACCTATGCCGCCCCCATGAAGGTCACCATCCGTCTCGTTGTGTGGAACATAGATGCCGATACGAAGGCGCGTGACATACGCGCCGTCAAGGAACAGGATGTCTATTTCGGGGAGATACCGCTCATGACGGAGCGGGGAACCTTTATCATAAATGGCACGGAACGGGTCATCGTCAGCCAGCTTCACCGTTCGCCCGGTGTCTATTTTGACACGGACCAGAGCAAGACCACCATCGGGGGAAGTCTGTCGTACACGGCCCGCGTCATACCCTATCGCGGCTCCTGGCTCGATTTTGAATTCGATCACAAGGAGCTGGTCTATGTCAGGATCGACAAAAAGAAGAAGATACCGGTGACCCTTTTTCTCAAGGCGCTGGGCTACTCGGAGAAAGAGATCCTCGACTACTTCTACGAGAAAGAGACGATCGTTGTAAAGGACAGGAAGCTGTTCAAGGAAACCCCGCTTGCGCTGCTTGTGGGTCAGAAGGCGCCGTCGGACATCATCAACGAAAAGACCGACGAGGTGCTCGTAAAGAAACACAAGAAGATCACGAAGGCTGTCATCAAGAAGATGGAGCAGGCCAATATCCATGCGATCCCCGTGAGCGAAGA encodes the following:
- a CDS encoding elongation factor Tu; the protein is VELVTPIALEKELRFAIREGGKTVGAGVVTEIIE
- the rpmG gene encoding 50S ribosomal protein L33; the encoded protein is MRQLVILACGECKRRNYTTTKNKQKTPDRLEIKKYCSACRKHTSHKETK
- the secE gene encoding preprotein translocase subunit SecE: MDLKNKLEPVKDYFREVYHEGKRVTWPSRKDAMKGTYIVLITVVISALFLGVVDIGLAKIIQALIR
- the nusG gene encoding transcription termination/antitermination protein NusG, with protein sequence MDKKWYVVHTYSGYEQKVKEMLEENIKITKMEEYFGDIIVPSEIIMEKVKGQVKKSQRTVFPGYIIVNMVMNDTTWHFVRNTPKVTGFVGYDKMNPPALPEKEVNDIINAIQEGKGKIKPKIRFEKGDGIKVTEGPFTNFTGNVEEIKPEKGKVKVLLNIFGRTTPVELDFIQIEKI
- the rplK gene encoding 50S ribosomal protein L11, whose product is MAKKVIALVKLQLQAGQATPSPPVGPALGQHGVNIMEFCKAFNERTKSQEGTIIPALITIFSDRTFTFVTKTPPASFLIKKAAKLAKGAHAPRKETVGSITRSSIQEIAQLKMVDLNAKDLEGAMKIIEGSVRSMGLEVVEG
- a CDS encoding 50S ribosomal protein L1 — translated: MALAKKYVEARKKIDREKRYELDEALDLLPQVAYAKFDETVELALRLGVDPRHADQMVRGSVALPNGLGKSVRVLVFAKGEKEKEAQESGADVVGAEDLIEKIQKGWMEFDKAIATPDVMGMVSKLGKILGPRGLMPNPKVGTVTFDIAKTVKEMKAGRVEFRVDKAGNLHVPVGKISFGKEKLLENLNSLLDAVTRLKPPTSKGTYVKGMAISTTMSPGIKIDPSYARNLTK
- a CDS encoding 50S ribosomal protein L10 — protein: MERQKKAKVVEELGSKLKELDCLFLADFSGMNVGQVTKLRRELRSVGTEFTVVKNTLLRIASKGTKAEALYDKFDGPNAIICTNGDPIGPAKVIAGLAKEIPNLKMKAGYIGSRTITPEEIQRLATLPSKEVLLGKFVGLLKGQPARLVYALSGNLNRLMLVLNSIKAQKEQA
- the rplL gene encoding 50S ribosomal protein L7/L12, which produces MSISREEVIQFIENMTVLELSEFVKELEDKFGVQAAMPMMAAAPGAGAAAPVAEAAEEKTEFNVTLTGYEADKKIQVIKVVRAITGLGLKEAKDLVEGVPKAVKEAVSKDEAANIKKQLEEVSGQVKVD